From the bacterium genome, the window GGGCACCAAATTCTATCCCGGCACCAACGTGATGCGGGGCACCGATGACACATTGTTCGCAGTGGCCGAAGGCTTTGTCCATTTTGAGCCCAAAGGAAGACAGCACAAACAAATAAGCGTCCATCCCGAACTAAAACTTCCGGCGAGCAAGTAGCTCGCCTTTTTTTATTTACTTTCTTAAGCAGG encodes:
- the rpmA gene encoding 50S ribosomal protein L27 produces the protein MAHKKGGGSSNNGRDSNSQRLGIKVFGNQKVLSGAVLVRQRGTKFYPGTNVMRGTDDTLFAVAEGFVHFEPKGRQHKQISVHPELKLPASK